CGGGAGATGCTGGGGCTGGAGCGGGTGGGCGTGGAGGACGACTTCTTCGAGCTGGGCGGCCACTCGCTGCTCGGTACCGGCGTGATCGGCCGCCTGCGGCTGCAGTTCGGCGTGGAGCTGAAGATGGACGCCATCTTCCGCGCCCCCACCGTCGCCGCCCTGGCGCGCGAGATCGAGGACGCCGCGCTCGCCGCCGTGGAGGCGATGAGCGAGGAGGAGGCGCTGGCGCTCGGGTGACGGGGTGAACGGTGAACGGGCGGAGTTCGCGAGCGGTGGATGGTGTGGCTCGCGGGTCGCGGAGCCGGCTCCGGTGCAGGCAACCGCATCAGCACGCAAGGAAGCGGGAAGCATGTCCATCGACGAGATCGCCCATCGCAGGGAAAGCCTCTCCGCGGCCAAGCAGGCCGTGCTGGCCAGGCTGCTGCGCGCCGGCATCAGGACCGACGCACCCGGCGCCGGCGCCATCCGCCCCCGCGACCCCGGCGCGCCGGCGCTGCTCTCGGGCGCGCAGCAGCGGCTCTGGTTCCTGCACCAGCTGGAGCCCGGGAGCGCCGCGTTCAACATCCCGCTCCTCCTGCGGCTGCACGGCCCGCTCGACGTCGCCGCGCTGGAGCGCGCGCTGGCGGAGATCGTCCGGCGGCACGAGGCGCTGCGCACCCTCTTCGTCCTCCGCGGCGCCGCGCCGGTGCAGCAGGTGCTGCCGCCCCCCGGGCGCGTCCTGTCCATCGACGACCTGCCGTCCCTTGCCGCGGACGAGCGCGAGGCGGCGCTGCGCGCCTGGGCGGAGAAGGAGGCCGGCGCCCCGTTCGATCTGGCGGCGCAGCCCGGGGTGCGCGCGCGGCTGCTGCGCGTCGCGGCGAACGACCACGTGCTGGCGGTCACCCTGCACCACATCGTCAGCGACGGGTGGAGCACGGGGGTGCTCTACCGCGAGCTGGCGGCGCTGTACGGCGCCTTCACCCGCGGCGAGCCCTCGCCGCTGCCGCCGCTCGCCATCCAGTACGCGGACTACGCGGCGTGGCAGCGCGCGCGGCTGGCGGGGGAGGAGCACGCCCGGCAGGTGGAGTACTGGCGCGCCCGGCTGGCCGGCGCGCCGGTGCTGCTGGACCTGCCCACCGACCGCCCGCGCCCGGCGGTGCTGGGAACGGGCGCGGCCTCGCGCCGCTTCCGCATCCCGCGTCCCCTGCACGAGCGGCTCTCCGCGCTGGCCCGCGCGCAGGGGGCCACGCCCTTCATGGCCGTGGCCGCCGCCTGGGCCGCGCTGCTGCACCGCTGGAGCGGCCAGGACGACCTGGTGGTCGGCACGCCGGTGGCCGGGC
This genomic stretch from Longimicrobium sp. harbors:
- a CDS encoding condensation domain-containing protein; amino-acid sequence: MSIDEIAHRRESLSAAKQAVLARLLRAGIRTDAPGAGAIRPRDPGAPALLSGAQQRLWFLHQLEPGSAAFNIPLLLRLHGPLDVAALERALAEIVRRHEALRTLFVLRGAAPVQQVLPPPGRVLSIDDLPSLAADEREAALRAWAEKEAGAPFDLAAQPGVRARLLRVAANDHVLAVTLHHIVSDGWSTGVLYRELAALYGAFTRGEPSPLPPLAIQYADYAAWQRARLAGEEHARQVEYWRARLAGAPVLLDLPTDRPRPAVLGTGAASRRFRIPRPLHERLSALARAQGATPFMAVAAAWAALLHRWSGQDDLVVGTPVAGRTHPQTEPLIGFFVQTLALRMDLSGDPSFRALLGRVRQTTVEAYAHQEVPFDQLVDELKVERSLSHPPVFQAMIALQNASGAGPEL
- a CDS encoding phosphopantetheine-binding protein, producing the protein REMLGLERVGVEDDFFELGGHSLLGTGVIGRLRLQFGVELKMDAIFRAPTVAALAREIEDAALAAVEAMSEEEALALG